In Afipia sp. P52-10, the sequence CAGCAAGCCGTACCACGTCGCGATCTCGAAACCCGGCAGGCCTGCCTCGACCGTCGTCGGCACGTCCGGAACGGTCGCCGAACGTTCGGGGCTCGCGACCGCAAAGGCCTTGATCTTGCCTTCCTTCAGGAACGGCAGCGCGATCGGCGGCCCCGCGAAAACGATCTGAATGCGATTGGTGATCAGGTCGGTCATCGCCGCCGGCACGCCGTTGTAGGGCACATGCACCATCTTGGTCTGCGCGACCTTGTCCATCAGCACGCCCGCCAGGTGCGGCGTCGAGCCGAGGCCTGACGAGCCGTAGTTCATCTCGCCCGGCTTCGAGCGGATGTAGGCGATCAACTCCGGCAGGGTCTTTGCCGGAATCGATGGATGCGTCGTGATCACCAGCGGAAACGTGGCGATCCGGGAAATGGGGACGAAGTCCTTGATCGGATCGTAAGGGACCGACTTGAACAGGCTCGGGTTGATCGTCAGCGGCGCAAGCCCGAGCAGCAGCGTATAGCCGTCCGGCGTTGACCGCGCGGCGGCGCCGAAGCCGACGTTTGATCCCGCACCGGGCCGATTTTCAATGATCACCCGCTGGCCGAGCAGTTCGCCCATCTTGTCTGCGACCACGCGCATCAGAATGTCGCCGGGTCCGCCAGCGGCAAGCGGAACGATCACCTGGATCGGCCGCACCGGATAGTCGAGGGCCTGCGCGGAACGCGGCGTGGCCGCTGCCGCGAGCACCGCGATGCACAGCACCGCCCGCCGGATGAAAGCGTTTCTTCTTGTTGTCACGACAACCTCCCATGACGATTGCAGGGGAGCACCTAGCAACGGCGATCTATTCAATCCATGATTGAAGCGTGCTATCTGATATCGACAAATTCTATCGGAGCAGACGCGCCTGGACCTCGATCAGATCAGACACTTCGTCCGAATAGCCGAGCTTGGCAGCTTCAGCCGCGCCGAGGCAGCGCTCGACATCTCGCAGCCCTCGCTCAGCCGGCAGATCCGCCTGCTCGAACAGAGTCTGCACACCAAGCTGTTCGCGCGGACGGGGCGCGGCGTGACGCTGACGGCTGCGGGCGCGGTCTTCCTGCCCCATGCACAAGCCATTCTGGAATCGGTCAGCCGCGGCGAAACTGCGCTGGCCGAATCCAGCAAAGGCCTCGCTGGACGGATCGTGATCGG encodes:
- a CDS encoding tripartite tricarboxylate transporter substrate binding protein, whose translation is MTTRRNAFIRRAVLCIAVLAAAATPRSAQALDYPVRPIQVIVPLAAGGPGDILMRVVADKMGELLGQRVIIENRPGAGSNVGFGAAARSTPDGYTLLLGLAPLTINPSLFKSVPYDPIKDFVPISRIATFPLVITTHPSIPAKTLPELIAYIRSKPGEMNYGSSGLGSTPHLAGVLMDKVAQTKMVHVPYNGVPAAMTDLITNRIQIVFAGPPIALPFLKEGKIKAFAVASPERSATVPDVPTTVEAGLPGFEIATWYGLLAPAGTPSEIVEKLHATLGQVLGDPAIKQRLLDLGADAAFDARPSLFADYIARDIPYWRELVQSSGARID